TCGAGTCTCCGTAAGCGAGGCAAGGTCATGAACCTGGCCATTCGCGACATCAGGCATAACAAAGACCGATTTATCCTTACCTGTCTGGGCCTGGGGCTGCTGATTTCCGTCGTCATGGCGATGGGTGGCATCTATGCGGGCCTCATTACCGATGCTACCGCACTTCTCCGCCAAGTTGATGCGGACATCTGGGTGGTAGAGAAGGACACCTTCGGGCCCTTCGCCAACGACTCCCGCATCCCGGAAGATCTGCAGTACAACATCCGGTCAGTCCCAGGGGTGGTGCAGGCCTCACCCCTCTCCTTCCGAAACATGCAGCTCGACTACCACGGGCGGACCCTGAGGTTCTATCTCGTCGGCTACCGCTGGGACGGCATCGGCGGCCCGCGCCATCTGATCGCCGGC
This genomic window from Candidatus Methylomirabilis tolerans contains:
- a CDS encoding ABC transporter permease — protein: MNLAIRDIRHNKDRFILTCLGLGLLISVVMAMGGIYAGLITDATALLRQVDADIWVVEKDTFGPFANDSRIPEDLQYNIRSVPGVVQASPLSFRNMQLDYHGRTLRFYLVGYRWDGIGGPRHLIAGRQIGRKHYELVADQKLGLNLGDVLHLGLHDYTVVGLTRNIVSPAGDPVIYASLADAQELSFQKTNEAIRNERARLAARLKNF